A genome region from Arachidicoccus soli includes the following:
- the dinB gene encoding DNA polymerase IV, whose product MPKEATYRKIIHIDMDAFYASVEQRDFPEYKGKPLVVGGMPEGRGGVVATASYEARKFGIHSAMPSKTAQRLCPEAIFIYPRFDAYKVVSNHIREIFHRYTDIIEPLSLDEAYLDVTHDKQGIGYAMDIAKAIKQAIKEELNLTASAGVSINKFVAKIASDMNKPDGLTFIGPSRIEAFMEKLSVEKFFGVGKVTAAKMKLMNIHTGGDLKKLSETEIFRHFGKPGKFYYQIVRGIDNRPVQAHRETKSVSVEDTYQEDLITKKEMLSELEILSQRLSERLQRAQLKGRTITVKFKFHDFSIMTRSHSESLLINDKENIIQTVNVILENAPLEDKKVRLLGIGISNFELAAEKKKLDNGIQLKLF is encoded by the coding sequence ATGCCCAAAGAAGCAACATACCGCAAAATTATTCACATAGACATGGATGCTTTCTATGCTTCTGTTGAGCAAAGGGATTTTCCAGAATATAAAGGCAAACCATTAGTTGTCGGTGGTATGCCCGAAGGTCGTGGCGGTGTCGTAGCAACTGCAAGCTATGAAGCCAGAAAATTCGGTATACATTCTGCGATGCCTTCCAAAACAGCGCAACGCTTATGCCCCGAAGCTATCTTTATTTATCCACGCTTTGATGCTTACAAAGTCGTTTCCAATCATATCCGCGAAATCTTTCATCGTTATACCGATATAATAGAACCACTTTCTTTGGATGAAGCCTATCTGGATGTTACCCATGATAAACAAGGCATCGGTTATGCAATGGATATTGCCAAAGCGATAAAACAGGCTATCAAAGAAGAATTGAACCTTACCGCATCGGCAGGTGTTTCCATTAATAAGTTTGTTGCCAAGATTGCTTCGGATATGAACAAGCCCGATGGGCTTACTTTTATAGGACCTTCCAGGATAGAAGCTTTTATGGAGAAACTATCAGTAGAAAAATTCTTTGGCGTGGGCAAGGTAACGGCAGCCAAGATGAAATTAATGAATATACACACAGGTGGTGATTTAAAGAAACTTTCCGAAACGGAAATATTTCGGCATTTTGGCAAGCCCGGTAAATTTTATTATCAAATCGTTCGAGGAATAGACAACCGTCCTGTTCAGGCTCATCGCGAGACCAAATCAGTGAGCGTGGAAGATACTTATCAGGAAGATTTAATCACCAAAAAGGAGATGCTTTCGGAACTTGAAATCCTCTCCCAGCGATTATCAGAAAGGTTGCAACGTGCCCAGCTAAAAGGTAGGACGATTACGGTTAAGTTTAAGTTTCACGATTTTAGCATTATGACCAGAAGCCATTCTGAGTCTCTATTGATAAATGACAAAGAAAATATCATACAAACGGTAAACGTTATTTTGGAAAATGCACCTTTGGAAGATAAAAAGGTAAGGTTATTGGGTATCGGTATTTCCAACTTTGAATTGGCTGCTGAAAAGAAGAAATTGGATAATGGTATACAACTAAAATTATTTTAA
- a CDS encoding alpha-ketoglutarate-dependent dioxygenase AlkB family protein — protein sequence MLELFDNAINPDINLLPKDGIVNYYGKIFSTTEADNYKNIFLYHIEWKNDTAVIFGKLITTKRKVAWYGDQKFEYRYSNVARQALPWTDELLQLKNIIEEKTGETYNSCLMNLYHNGEEGVGWHSDGEPDLKEDGAIASLSFGAERKFVFKHKLSKEMVPILLEHGSLLVMKSATQRYWLHRLPPVKTIKDARVNLTFRTIVRESEN from the coding sequence ATGTTGGAATTATTTGATAACGCTATTAATCCAGACATTAATTTATTGCCAAAAGACGGTATCGTAAATTATTATGGTAAAATATTCTCTACTACAGAAGCGGATAACTATAAAAATATTTTTCTCTATCATATTGAGTGGAAGAATGACACAGCAGTTATCTTCGGTAAGTTGATAACAACAAAACGCAAGGTAGCATGGTATGGCGATCAGAAATTTGAGTACCGCTACTCCAATGTTGCAAGGCAGGCGTTGCCTTGGACGGATGAATTGTTGCAATTAAAAAACATCATTGAAGAAAAAACAGGAGAAACCTATAATTCTTGTCTGATGAATTTATATCATAACGGTGAAGAAGGCGTAGGCTGGCATAGCGATGGTGAACCAGATTTAAAAGAAGATGGTGCGATAGCTTCGCTGAGCTTTGGTGCGGAAAGAAAATTTGTTTTTAAACATAAGTTATCCAAAGAAATGGTTCCTATCCTATTGGAACATGGCAGCCTACTGGTGATGAAAAGTGCCACACAGCGTTATTGGCTACACCGGTTGCCTCCGGTAAAGACCATTAAAGATGCAAGAGTGAATTTAACTTTCAGGACAATTGTTAGGGAAAGCGAAAATTAG
- a CDS encoding ATP-binding protein: MSFNSVIPTAKRIERLQYENPWWLTAQVQQTYAEMPKRLYFDLFYPFVKETDIKRALVLMGPRRVGKTVMLFHAIQQLLIEGTDARKIFFIGIDNPIYMHLGLEELLLLAKESVQLDNLEGCFVFFDEIQYLKDWERHLKVLVDLYPKTKFIVSGSAAAALRLQSSESGAGRFTDFMLPPLTFHEYIHLKGLHHLVQAKSILYNNKEIPFFISPDNKAFNKEFFHYLNFGGYPEVVFSEKIQSDMGRYVKSDIVDKVLLRDLPSLYGIKDVQELNSFFSYLAYNTGNEFSFENLAKDSGIAKETIKKYLEYLEAAFLIKVTHKIDDTAKKFKRITSFKVYLTNPSLRTALFSPIQETDKETGNMIETAIFSQWMHRENLNLTYARWKMGRSEGEVDIVLVDSKRFKPQWCVEIKWSNRYFDKPKELSSLLHFCKQNDFNATLVTTIDQTGNKTLDGLHITFVPAAIYAYNIGVLSLQQKSGWVNE; encoded by the coding sequence ATGAGTTTTAATAGCGTTATTCCTACAGCCAAAAGAATTGAACGTTTGCAATATGAAAACCCATGGTGGTTAACGGCACAGGTGCAACAGACTTATGCAGAGATGCCTAAAAGATTATACTTCGACTTATTTTATCCTTTTGTAAAAGAAACAGATATTAAAAGAGCTTTGGTATTAATGGGCCCTCGACGCGTAGGTAAAACCGTAATGCTCTTTCACGCTATTCAACAACTACTTATAGAAGGTACGGATGCAAGAAAAATATTTTTTATTGGTATTGACAATCCTATTTATATGCATTTAGGATTGGAAGAGTTGCTCTTATTGGCTAAAGAGTCCGTACAATTGGACAACTTGGAAGGTTGTTTTGTCTTCTTCGATGAAATTCAATATTTAAAAGATTGGGAACGACATCTTAAAGTATTGGTGGATTTGTACCCGAAAACAAAATTTATTGTTTCGGGCTCAGCTGCCGCTGCATTGCGTTTGCAAAGCTCGGAGAGTGGGGCAGGAAGGTTTACTGATTTTATGTTGCCCCCCCTTACTTTTCATGAATATATTCACCTTAAAGGCTTGCATCATTTGGTGCAAGCCAAATCTATTCTTTACAATAATAAAGAAATCCCCTTTTTTATTAGCCCAGATAATAAAGCATTCAATAAAGAGTTTTTTCATTACCTGAATTTTGGAGGATACCCGGAAGTCGTATTCTCAGAAAAAATACAAAGCGACATGGGACGTTATGTAAAGAGTGATATTGTGGACAAAGTACTATTGCGGGATTTGCCCAGTTTGTATGGGATCAAAGATGTTCAAGAATTAAATAGCTTTTTTAGCTATCTAGCATATAATACTGGTAACGAATTCTCTTTTGAAAATCTGGCAAAGGATAGTGGCATCGCTAAAGAAACAATCAAAAAATACTTGGAATACTTAGAAGCCGCATTTTTAATTAAAGTAACCCATAAGATAGATGATACGGCCAAAAAATTTAAACGAATTACTAGCTTTAAAGTATATCTAACCAACCCTTCTCTGCGTACTGCCTTGTTTTCGCCAATTCAGGAAACAGACAAAGAAACTGGCAATATGATTGAGACAGCTATCTTTTCTCAGTGGATGCATCGAGAAAATCTGAACTTAACATATGCGCGTTGGAAAATGGGGCGCTCTGAAGGAGAGGTGGACATTGTTTTAGTGGACAGCAAACGCTTTAAACCGCAATGGTGCGTAGAAATTAAATGGAGCAATAGATATTTCGATAAACCAAAGGAACTGAGTAGTCTACTGCATTTTTGCAAGCAAAACGATTTTAATGCAACCTTAGTTACGACCATTGACCAAACAGGTAATAAAACCCTAGATGGACTTCATATAACTTTTGTTCCTGCTGCTATTTATGCCTACAATATAGGCGTTCTTTCTTTACAGCAAAAATCAGGTTGGGTGAATGAATAA
- a CDS encoding HepT-like ribonuclease domain-containing protein: MVRSLEIIGEANNKLDPDFKMEHPEIEWRKIIGTRHKLIHDYFGVDYDIVWDIITNKLSDLLDFIEQIIEE, from the coding sequence ATTGTACGCAGCCTTGAAATAATTGGAGAAGCCAATAATAAACTCGATCCCGATTTTAAAATGGAGCATCCTGAAATTGAATGGCGAAAAATTATCGGAACAAGGCATAAACTTATTCACGATTACTTTGGTGTGGATTATGATATTGTTTGGGACATTATCACAAATAAACTTTCTGATTTACTTGATTTTATCGAGCAGATAATTGAAGAATAG
- a CDS encoding tyrosine-type recombinase/integrase — MGRSPRTFDNYSRHVAAMALHFQCLPTELDPEQVKDYLYELQQRSKTPSQTYFKHTVYGLRFLLKAENLPYDFLHLPEIKKDTKLPVILSRQEIWAMLQNAQLLKHKILIGLLYGCGLRCMELRNLRLQHVDFDRRLLHIVQSKGNKDRYVPLSPHLIRGIQKYIAAEHPQDYLFGGKPVERAGGDFDSRYSQRGVQWAVKTVAKQAGIIKEVHTHMLRHTYATHLLEDGVNIISVQKLLGHANIESTMIYLHVCQTPDQLPQSPLDKVFELCSRNGK, encoded by the coding sequence TTGGGTCGCAGCCCGCGTACCTTTGACAATTATAGCCGTCACGTGGCAGCGATGGCACTGCACTTTCAGTGTTTGCCTACCGAACTCGATCCAGAGCAGGTAAAAGATTATCTCTATGAGCTGCAACAACGTAGCAAAACACCCTCACAGACTTACTTTAAACACACGGTGTATGGTTTGCGATTTTTGCTAAAAGCCGAGAACTTACCTTACGACTTTTTGCATTTACCTGAGATAAAGAAGGATACCAAACTTCCTGTAATCCTTAGCCGTCAGGAAATTTGGGCAATGTTGCAAAATGCCCAATTACTCAAGCACAAAATCCTTATCGGCCTATTGTATGGTTGCGGCTTGAGATGTATGGAACTACGCAACCTTCGTTTGCAACATGTAGACTTTGACCGTAGATTGCTGCACATTGTTCAAAGCAAAGGCAATAAAGACCGCTATGTGCCGCTATCGCCGCACCTCATCCGTGGTATCCAAAAGTACATTGCAGCAGAACATCCGCAGGATTATCTATTTGGTGGCAAACCGGTTGAAAGAGCCGGAGGCGATTTCGATTCGAGGTACAGCCAAAGAGGTGTGCAATGGGCGGTAAAGACAGTAGCCAAGCAAGCAGGCATCATCAAAGAAGTTCATACCCACATGTTGCGTCATACTTATGCAACGCATCTTTTAGAAGATGGTGTCAATATCATTTCGGTACAAAAACTATTGGGACACGCCAATATAGAATCCACAATGATTTACTTACACGTATGCCAGACACCGGATCAACTACCGCAAAGTCCTTTGGATAAAGTATTTGAACTATGCAGTCGAAATGGGAAATAG
- a CDS encoding IS91 family transposase, protein MQSKWEIADVLRAIPKVEQDLGLCVHQSKTLRALQQCRTAALGGHVDACDECGNISISYNSCRNRHCPKCQGHKREQWIQNREADLLPCTYYHVVFTLPCELNPLALHQPKLVYDALFTAVWQTLQQFGNNESIQLGMIGVLHTWGQNLSLHPHLHCIVPGGGVDKNGQWQKQIRSDKYLFAVKALSKVFRAKYVHQLRATGVEDNPLLESLFNKSWVVYAKRPFGGPKQVIEYLGRYTHKVAISNQRIKEVTDSEVSFSYKDYKTGGTTKLMTLTNKEFIRRFAQHILPKRFVRIRHYGILSSSWKRGRLQQLQERLHVQRPETEAKTLLRKCPCCKTGTLNTIEVFGSRGPPKQYLLKPQIVPIA, encoded by the coding sequence ATGCAGTCGAAATGGGAAATAGCCGATGTGCTGCGTGCTATACCTAAAGTAGAACAAGACCTTGGACTCTGCGTTCATCAAAGCAAGACCTTACGGGCATTACAACAATGCCGAACAGCAGCCTTAGGCGGACATGTAGATGCCTGCGATGAATGTGGTAATATCAGTATCAGTTACAATAGTTGCAGAAACCGCCATTGCCCAAAATGCCAAGGTCATAAAAGGGAACAATGGATACAAAATCGAGAAGCCGATTTGTTGCCTTGTACATACTATCATGTAGTATTTACCCTTCCGTGTGAATTAAACCCACTTGCATTGCATCAACCCAAATTGGTCTATGATGCTTTGTTTACTGCCGTATGGCAAACGTTGCAACAGTTTGGCAACAATGAAAGTATTCAATTAGGGATGATAGGTGTGTTGCATACTTGGGGGCAAAACCTGAGCTTGCATCCGCATCTGCACTGCATCGTACCTGGAGGAGGTGTGGACAAAAACGGTCAATGGCAAAAACAAATACGCAGTGATAAATACTTGTTTGCCGTAAAGGCTCTGAGCAAAGTCTTTCGGGCAAAATATGTACATCAACTACGTGCAACAGGAGTAGAAGATAACCCACTGCTTGAAAGTTTGTTCAACAAAAGCTGGGTTGTCTATGCCAAACGACCCTTTGGCGGACCAAAACAAGTGATTGAATATTTAGGTAGATATACGCACAAAGTAGCGATCAGTAACCAGCGGATAAAAGAGGTTACCGATAGCGAAGTAAGCTTTAGCTACAAAGATTACAAAACAGGCGGTACCACAAAATTGATGACCTTAACCAATAAGGAATTTATCAGAAGATTTGCGCAGCACATCCTCCCTAAACGTTTTGTAAGAATCAGGCATTACGGTATTTTGAGCAGTAGCTGGAAACGGGGCAGGTTGCAACAATTGCAAGAAAGATTACACGTACAACGTCCGGAAACAGAAGCCAAAACCTTGTTGCGCAAATGTCCTTGTTGCAAAACAGGAACACTCAACACGATAGAAGTATTTGGCAGTAGAGGGCCGCCAAAACAGTATTTACTGAAACCTCAAATTGTTCCCATCGCGTAA
- a CDS encoding Hsp20/alpha crystallin family protein, which produces MTLVKRNGNLQSHFPTLFDDFLNRDIFNWGLSNFSDTNTTIPAVNIKETNDNYEVEVAAPGMTKKDFKVVLEGNNLTISSEKETRKEQNEDVRYTCREFSYQSFSRTFTLQKDVMDTEKIQAKYEDGVLHLLIPKMEHAKQKQPKLIEIK; this is translated from the coding sequence ATGACACTCGTAAAAAGAAATGGTAATTTACAAAGCCACTTCCCAACACTTTTTGATGATTTCCTTAACCGTGACATTTTTAATTGGGGACTATCAAATTTTTCTGACACCAACACCACAATCCCGGCGGTTAACATCAAAGAAACTAACGACAATTATGAAGTAGAAGTGGCAGCACCTGGCATGACAAAAAAAGATTTTAAAGTGGTGCTTGAAGGTAACAATCTTACTATCAGCTCAGAAAAGGAAACAAGAAAAGAGCAAAACGAAGATGTGAGGTACACCTGTCGTGAGTTTAGCTACCAGTCTTTTTCAAGAACCTTCACGCTTCAAAAAGATGTGATGGATACAGAAAAAATTCAGGCTAAGTATGAGGATGGAGTTTTGCATCTTTTAATTCCTAAAATGGAACATGCAAAACAAAAACAGCCTAAGCTGATTGAGATTAAGTAA
- a CDS encoding DNA polymerase III subunit alpha: protein MYLNCKTYFSYRYGTFTPKQLVEAAVEIGATSLALTNINNTSDIWDFVALCNAANIKPIAGVEIRNEDMLCYVLIARNNLGLENINRFLSQHLISKEAFPLRPSFSDDVIIIYPFDKGFFSNLVPNEYIGVQITDINRLLCIDYKKYVQHLLVRHPVTFQNKTYYNLHRLLRAIDKNIILSKQIDTHKAAPHESFLSFSVLMDYFQQYPQILSNTFQLLDTCSIEMTFHLDKNKKYYTASKEDDKELLRKLAYDGLHYRYGTRNKTASERVEKELKIIDDLNFNAYFLINWDLLKYAKSRGFYYVGRGSGANSIIAYCLQITDVDPIELDLYFERFLNPYRKSPPDFDLDFSWADRDEMIDYIFKRYGRDHVALLGMFSTFQFKASIRELGKVFGLPTTEIEKLLVGDYNKADKNHLQIYQYAKLMNDFPNHLSIHPGGMLISEHPIYQYTAIDLPPKGFHTAQIDMFVAEEIGLYKFDILSQRGLGHIKDTIQMVKANKGIDIDIHNIEQFKKDKQVAANIRTGNTTGCFYIESPSMRQLLKKLRCDDYKTLVAASSIIRPGVGQSGMMQTYIYRFHHPDKFEHIHPKMGEILQDTFGVMVYQEDVIKVAHHFAGLDMAEADVLRRHMSGKTRGNEQMITLQKKFFSNCKERGYPDHIAAEVWRQMESFSGYSFCKAHSASFAVESYQSLYLKTYFPVEFMVAVINNFGGFYSRELYFQQLRKIGATVSAPSVNYSEYLTSILDDIVYVGFVHIQNLEKKIADIIITERQQGGIYLHLQDFIERTNIGMEQLNILIKVGALSFTGKTKKELLWEGNFLRKATTSITVGKSLFVEKPMSFSLPQLPQTPLEDRLQEMDILRFPQANAFEMVEADLSKYPLAKDIPALKGKEITCLAYLVCTKDTATKKDRRRMHFGTFIDAAGDWMDTVHFPNSAAMFPFKGRGFYEFSGIVTEEFGVFTIAVNTMKKVGIKKLN from the coding sequence ATGTATTTAAACTGCAAGACATATTTCTCTTATCGCTATGGTACATTTACGCCTAAACAATTGGTGGAGGCAGCTGTGGAAATAGGGGCTACAAGCCTTGCTTTGACCAATATCAACAACACTTCGGATATCTGGGATTTTGTAGCACTCTGTAATGCAGCGAATATTAAACCTATTGCGGGCGTTGAAATACGCAATGAAGATATGCTCTGTTATGTTTTAATCGCGCGTAACAATCTTGGTCTGGAAAACATCAACCGTTTTTTATCGCAACATTTAATCTCCAAAGAAGCTTTCCCGCTGAGACCGAGTTTCTCAGATGATGTGATTATTATCTATCCATTTGATAAAGGCTTTTTTTCTAACTTAGTACCTAATGAATATATTGGGGTACAGATCACGGATATCAACCGTTTGCTATGTATTGATTATAAAAAATATGTGCAGCATTTATTGGTAAGACATCCGGTAACTTTCCAAAACAAAACTTATTACAACCTTCACAGATTATTGAGGGCAATTGATAAAAATATTATCTTATCAAAACAAATAGATACCCATAAAGCTGCCCCCCACGAGAGCTTCCTGTCCTTCTCTGTTTTGATGGATTACTTTCAGCAATATCCACAGATACTGAGTAACACTTTTCAGTTACTGGATACTTGTTCTATTGAGATGACTTTTCACCTGGACAAGAATAAAAAATATTATACAGCAAGTAAAGAAGATGATAAAGAGTTATTGCGTAAACTGGCTTATGATGGGTTACACTATCGCTATGGTACGCGCAATAAGACCGCCTCGGAAAGAGTTGAGAAAGAACTGAAGATAATTGATGACTTAAACTTCAATGCTTATTTTTTAATCAATTGGGACTTGCTGAAATATGCGAAATCCCGAGGCTTTTATTATGTCGGAAGGGGTAGTGGTGCTAATTCTATCATTGCTTATTGTTTACAGATAACGGATGTAGATCCTATTGAACTGGATTTGTATTTTGAGCGTTTCTTAAATCCTTACAGAAAAAGCCCACCCGATTTTGACCTAGATTTCTCCTGGGCTGACCGCGATGAAATGATTGACTATATCTTTAAAAGATATGGTAGAGACCATGTGGCATTATTGGGCATGTTCAGTACTTTTCAATTCAAGGCATCCATAAGAGAATTGGGTAAAGTATTTGGCTTGCCTACTACAGAGATTGAAAAACTGCTTGTGGGTGATTATAACAAGGCGGATAAAAATCATCTGCAAATTTATCAATATGCTAAACTGATGAATGACTTTCCGAATCATCTCTCCATACATCCCGGCGGCATGTTGATTAGTGAGCATCCTATCTATCAATATACAGCTATTGATTTACCTCCAAAGGGTTTTCATACGGCACAGATTGATATGTTTGTAGCCGAAGAGATTGGCTTATATAAATTTGACATATTGAGTCAACGTGGTTTGGGACATATCAAAGACACCATTCAAATGGTCAAGGCCAATAAAGGAATAGATATTGATATACACAATATTGAGCAATTTAAAAAGGATAAGCAGGTAGCGGCTAATATACGTACGGGCAATACCACCGGTTGCTTTTATATTGAGAGTCCTTCTATGCGTCAACTACTGAAAAAACTACGATGTGATGATTACAAAACACTGGTGGCTGCTTCATCTATTATACGCCCGGGTGTGGGTCAGTCTGGCATGATGCAAACCTATATTTACCGATTTCATCACCCTGATAAATTTGAACATATACACCCTAAGATGGGAGAGATACTACAGGATACTTTTGGCGTAATGGTTTATCAGGAAGACGTGATTAAAGTAGCACATCATTTTGCCGGATTGGATATGGCGGAAGCGGATGTGTTGCGCAGGCATATGTCGGGTAAGACTAGGGGTAATGAACAAATGATAACGCTGCAAAAGAAGTTTTTCTCTAATTGCAAAGAACGTGGTTACCCTGATCATATCGCTGCAGAGGTTTGGCGACAGATGGAGAGCTTCTCTGGTTATTCTTTCTGTAAAGCGCATAGTGCCAGCTTTGCTGTAGAGAGCTACCAGAGCCTTTATCTGAAGACATATTTCCCTGTGGAGTTTATGGTGGCTGTTATCAATAATTTTGGTGGTTTTTATTCCAGAGAATTATATTTTCAACAGTTAAGAAAAATAGGTGCAACAGTATCAGCGCCTTCTGTAAATTATTCTGAATACCTCACTTCCATTCTGGATGATATCGTCTATGTAGGCTTTGTGCATATTCAAAACTTAGAAAAAAAAATAGCTGATATCATCATTACTGAGCGGCAGCAAGGCGGCATATACCTGCACCTACAAGACTTTATTGAAAGGACGAATATTGGTATGGAACAATTAAACATCCTGATTAAAGTAGGTGCTCTGAGTTTTACCGGTAAAACAAAAAAGGAGCTTTTATGGGAGGGGAATTTTTTGCGTAAGGCCACAACGTCCATAACAGTAGGTAAATCTTTGTTCGTTGAAAAACCTATGTCATTTAGTTTACCCCAATTACCGCAAACACCCTTGGAAGATAGATTGCAGGAGATGGATATCTTACGCTTTCCACAAGCGAATGCTTTTGAAATGGTGGAAGCGGATTTGTCTAAATACCCACTGGCTAAAGATATTCCTGCTTTAAAGGGCAAGGAGATTACCTGCCTTGCTTACCTTGTTTGCACCAAAGATACAGCTACTAAAAAGGATAGGCGCAGGATGCATTTCGGCACTTTTATAGATGCAGCTGGCGATTGGATGGACACCGTTCACTTCCCAAATAGTGCAGCAATGTTTCCCTTTAAGGGGCGTGGTTTCTATGAATTTAGCGGCATCGTAACAGAGGAATTTGGTGTGTTTACTATTGCTGTAAATACAATGAAAAAAGTTGGAATAAAAAAACTAAATTAA
- the dinB gene encoding DNA polymerase IV translates to MQERRQIVHLDLDAFFVSVECLKNSQLKGKPLIVGGGQRGVVAACSYEARHFGVHSAMPMRQARFLCPQALVISGDHEDYSKYSRLVTSVIADAVPLYEKASIDEFYADLTGMDKFFGTAKFSLELKRKITKETGLPITYGLASNKLLGKVATNEVKPNGQIEIPFGTEKNYLAPLAIEKMPMVGNKTAILLRDMGVKTIKILSEIPIEMLIRLLGKAGISLSKKANGIDESLVVPYTEQKSISTEDTFNNDTMDMTFLEAKVVKMTEKIAFELRQQKKLTGCVTVKLRYSDFNTVTKQVSIAYTASDHELLKIAKELMHKLYDRRLLVRMIGVRFTDLIAGTYQINLFEDTQEMISLYQQIDSIKNRFGATAIMRAIGV, encoded by the coding sequence ATGCAGGAGAGGAGGCAAATAGTACACTTGGATTTAGACGCTTTTTTTGTTTCAGTGGAATGTTTAAAAAATAGTCAACTGAAAGGGAAGCCTTTAATTGTGGGTGGTGGGCAACGGGGGGTAGTGGCCGCTTGCAGCTATGAGGCCAGACACTTTGGCGTACATTCTGCAATGCCGATGCGTCAAGCCAGATTCCTTTGCCCCCAGGCGTTGGTCATCTCTGGTGATCACGAAGATTATAGTAAGTATTCTCGCCTGGTAACTAGCGTTATTGCTGATGCTGTGCCGCTGTATGAGAAAGCATCTATCGATGAATTTTATGCCGACCTTACCGGAATGGATAAATTTTTTGGCACGGCTAAATTCTCCCTGGAACTAAAGCGAAAAATTACCAAGGAAACAGGACTGCCGATAACCTATGGCCTGGCTTCTAATAAATTACTGGGTAAGGTAGCAACCAATGAAGTAAAGCCTAATGGCCAAATAGAAATACCTTTTGGTACGGAGAAAAACTATCTAGCCCCACTTGCTATTGAAAAAATGCCGATGGTGGGTAATAAGACGGCTATCTTATTAAGAGATATGGGTGTGAAAACAATTAAAATACTTTCTGAAATACCGATTGAAATGCTGATTCGGCTTTTGGGTAAAGCAGGTATCTCTTTGTCTAAAAAAGCCAATGGTATCGATGAGAGCCTTGTAGTGCCTTATACGGAACAAAAGAGTATTTCTACTGAAGATACTTTTAATAATGACACGATGGATATGACTTTTCTGGAGGCGAAGGTGGTGAAGATGACGGAGAAAATTGCCTTTGAGCTTCGGCAACAGAAGAAACTGACGGGTTGTGTGACTGTCAAACTGCGGTATTCAGATTTTAATACCGTTACCAAACAGGTCTCTATTGCCTATACCGCCTCTGATCACGAGCTGCTAAAAATAGCCAAGGAACTAATGCACAAACTCTATGACAGAAGGCTTTTGGTGCGGATGATTGGGGTGCGTTTTACAGATTTGATTGCGGGTACTTATCAGATTAATTTATTTGAAGACACACAAGAAATGATTAGCCTCTATCAACAAATTGATAGTATTAAAAACCGATTTGGTGCTACTGCGATTATGCGGGCTATAGGCGTATAA
- a CDS encoding SOS response-associated peptidase — protein MCYQISFNESLDAIYESLPELDPEEGLDIDLEPMVFESGFTFPKHPILVKEEKEIKVKVFHWGMIAEYMKAVTIDGADKKALDNQRRKLLLTRAERVIEDHHSVWYGKRQKRVLIPATGFFEYREVAGFKNKIPYYIHLKDRPLFFLPGLYNYSHIPNKDGELIGTFSLIIRAANSVMRQIHNSGDHPFRMPLMLTKELEQKWLQPNLSDEAIQSILDFEMPSNELDYWPVKSLYRADPFDKELIKPFVYEGLEAQVE, from the coding sequence ATGTGTTATCAAATATCCTTTAATGAAAGCCTAGATGCTATTTATGAGTCCTTACCAGAATTAGATCCGGAAGAAGGATTAGACATAGATCTAGAACCCATGGTTTTTGAATCAGGATTTACCTTTCCCAAGCATCCTATATTGGTGAAAGAAGAGAAGGAAATAAAGGTAAAAGTATTTCATTGGGGGATGATTGCCGAGTACATGAAAGCCGTGACAATAGACGGTGCAGACAAGAAGGCATTAGATAATCAAAGGAGGAAGTTATTGCTTACCCGAGCAGAGAGAGTCATAGAAGATCATCATTCCGTTTGGTATGGAAAGCGGCAAAAGCGGGTATTGATTCCCGCAACAGGCTTCTTTGAATATCGTGAAGTGGCAGGTTTTAAGAACAAAATACCTTATTATATCCATCTAAAAGACCGGCCATTATTCTTCCTACCCGGCTTGTATAATTATTCCCATATACCCAATAAAGACGGCGAGCTGATAGGCACTTTTAGTTTAATAATCAGGGCAGCCAATAGCGTCATGCGGCAGATACATAATTCAGGGGATCATCCATTCAGAATGCCCTTAATGCTGACAAAAGAATTAGAACAAAAATGGTTACAACCTAATTTAAGCGATGAAGCCATCCAATCCATATTAGATTTTGAGATGCCATCAAATGAATTGGATTATTGGCCGGTAAAATCCTTGTATCGTGCGGACCCATTTGACAAAGAGTTGATTAAGCCATTTGTTTATGAAGGGTTGGAAGCGCAGGTAGAGTAA